One segment of Engraulis encrasicolus isolate BLACKSEA-1 chromosome 7, IST_EnEncr_1.0, whole genome shotgun sequence DNA contains the following:
- the LOC134451802 gene encoding olfactory receptor 2AT4-like encodes MSEADNRTEFLFVLVGFPGLHPDHYNLVAFIFCAVYVITLVGNFVLVLTFVRVPSLHKPMYIIMLSLAMSDIGFSTVALPKIISRYWFNDIFISFKVCFSQMYLIHYFGTVNSYIMGIMAMDRYIAICFPFRYPVVMKNRTMGILNVFFWLFSFVTPAIFAVYDYRLPYCGPNRILQCYCDHFSLVTQACASHALATLIAFTLAMLVLLIPLAFIIYSYVHIIVSIARIASKESRWKTFSTCTTQLCIIILYYLPRCVVYIFNVTGLYINGDLRIALILFYSLFPPLVNPFIYCFRTKEIKQSLAHWFSVKKQNKIKSPP; translated from the coding sequence ATGTCGGAAGCAGACAACAGGACAGAGTTCTTGTTTGTGCTGGTGGGCTTTCCAGGACTGCACCCTGACCACTATAACCTAGTGGCATTCATTTTCTGTGCTGTGTATGTCATCACATTGGTGGGAAACTTTGTTCTGGTGCTGACTTTTGTGCGTGTGCCCAGCCTCCATAAGcccatgtacattataatgttgagtctGGCTATGTCTGACATAGGCTTCAGCACGGTTGCACTGCCCAAGATCATCTCTCGATACTGGTTCAATGACATATTCATCTCCTTCAAGGTGTGCTTCTCCCAGATGTATCTGATACACTACTTTGGCACTGTGAACTCCTACATCATGGGCATCATGGCTATGGATCGTTACATTGCCATCTGTTTTCCCTTCCGGTACCCGGTGGTGATGAAAAATCGCACCATGGGCATCCTCAATGTGTTCTTTTGGCTTTTCTCATTCGTCACCCCTGCTATCTTCGCAGTGTATGACTACAGGCTTCCCTACTGTGGGCCCAATCGAATCTTACAGTGCTACTGTGATCATTTCTCCCTTGTTACACAGGCCTGTGCTAGTCATGCTCTGGCTACGCTGATTGCCTTCACACTGGCCATGCTGGTGCTGCTAATACCATTAGCTTTCATCATCTACTCTTACGTCCACATCATCGTTAGCATAGCACGGATAGCCAGCAAAGAGAGCCGGTGGAAAACGTTCTCCACCTGCACCACCCAGCTGTGCATTATCATCCTCTACTATCTGCCACGCTGCGTCGTGTACATTTTCAATGTCACCGGCCTGTACATCAACGGGGATCTTCGCATTGCCCTTATCCTTTTTTACAGTCTGTTTCCTCCCCTTGTGAACCCGTTCATATACTGCTTTAGAACAAAGGAGATTAAACAATCATTGGCTCATTGGTTCAGCGTGAagaagcaaaacaaaataaaaagtcCTCCATAG